The Kribbella jejuensis region CTTCCCGGTACTGCGCTACCGCACCCGCGACCTGACCCGGCTCCTCCCCGGCACGGCCCGCCCCGGTATGCGCCGGATGGAGAAGATCACCGGCCGCACCGACGACATGATGATCGTCCGCGGCGTGAACGTTTTCCCCACCCAGATCGAGGAACAGATCCTCCTGGTCGAAGGCCTCACCCCGCACTACCTCTGCGTCCTCACCCGCCCCGGCCGCCTCGACGAACTCACGGTCCAGGTCGAGGCAGCCGCTGACTTGACCGACCGCTCGACCGCCGCCACCACCCTCGCGCACCGCATCAAGGAGCGCGTCGGCGTCACCGCCACGGTCGAGGTCGTCGACCCGCACGCCCTCGAGCGCTCCTTGGGCAAAGCGAAACGCATCCGCGACGACCGCCAAGCGTAAGAAATGCGGTTTCCTCCCTCGGCGCCGGTCCGCTACGGTGCTCGTGCCGGGGGTTTCGGCACCCCGGCGGCAGAGAGGAGGTGAGCGCGATGTCGAGTCCGATTGTCGTGCTGCCCTGCTGCCGCGTCCGCGGCTGACCGGGGTGGCTTCGTACCACCAAGGAGCTGTCGCATGACCGAAGTACAACGTCCGTCGCTGACCGCCGCAGAGCGCGAACAGCTGATCGGATGGCTCGACCTGCAGCGTTCGTTCGTCCGGATGAAGTGCGCGGGGCTGAGCGAGGCGGATGCCCACCGCAACGTCGTACCCACCTCGCCGCTGATGACGCCGGCCGGCCTGGTCGCGCACCTGCGCTGGGTCGAGTATTCGTGGTTCCAGCTCGGGATCGCCGGCGTGCCGGACACCGGGCAGACGCCGTGGACCGAGGGCGCGCACGTCGACGCCGAGATGTTCGTCGACGACGTACCACTGGAGCAGTTGCTGGACGAGTACGACGCGGAGTGCGGGCAGTCGAACGCCACGATCGCCGACCTGCCGCTGGACACCGTCGAGAAGGGACAACCTGCTGACAAGGCAGCTTCTTTGCGGTACGTCCTGTGCCACATGATCGAGGAAACCGCCCGCCACGTCGGCCACCTCGACATCATCCGCGAACTCCTCGACGGCACGAAGGGTTACACGAAGCAGGAGTAACCCGGTTACGCCTGCGCCGAGGGGTGGATAGGATGTCCGGCATCTGGCACGGGGTAGCGACAAGAGGTGTGATGAGGGAACCCTCCGTACGCCGTTATTCCGGGCGGTCAGTCGAGGAGTGGAAGGCCGCGCGCCGGGAACGGCTGCTGGCTGCCGCGCTCGAACTCTTCGGGACCGAAGGCTATCCGGCGACATCCGTGGAACGCCTGTGTACACAGGCGAAAGTGTCCACCCGGCACTTCTACCACGAGTTCCAGAACAAGGAAGCCGTGCTGCTCGCGGTGCACGCGCAGGTGATCGAGTTGGCGGTCCGGAGTACCGGGGACGCACTCCGCCGGACCGCCGACCGGCCTGTCCGGGAGCGGATCGCCGCGGCCGTCGAGGAGTACCTGAGAACCATCATGACCGACCTCCGGCGGGCCCGGATCTCGTTCGTC contains the following coding sequences:
- a CDS encoding DinB family protein — its product is MTEVQRPSLTAAEREQLIGWLDLQRSFVRMKCAGLSEADAHRNVVPTSPLMTPAGLVAHLRWVEYSWFQLGIAGVPDTGQTPWTEGAHVDAEMFVDDVPLEQLLDEYDAECGQSNATIADLPLDTVEKGQPADKAASLRYVLCHMIEETARHVGHLDIIRELLDGTKGYTKQE
- a CDS encoding TetR/AcrR family transcriptional regulator; translated protein: MREPSVRRYSGRSVEEWKAARRERLLAAALELFGTEGYPATSVERLCTQAKVSTRHFYHEFQNKEAVLLAVHAQVIELAVRSTGDALRRTADRPVRERIAAAVEEYLRTIMTDLRRARISFVEVVGTSPAVEEQRNAFRELLIRNVRDLGDTAVERGEIKRKDFRFLALAFFGAVNAVVHDWMLADPRPPEQKIQNSLRDLAVQLITG